The Populus trichocarpa isolate Nisqually-1 chromosome 2, P.trichocarpa_v4.1, whole genome shotgun sequence genome has a window encoding:
- the LOC7497252 gene encoding uncharacterized protein LOC7497252 isoform X2 gives MDSLTLTKPIFNSFYFTPTNPRTKLWCSGHFSFFKSTHLTKFKNYPICFSYKNPSNHQNPKPRNKNNRTFLSNPLRALVPIMEHIKALASSQTKKWASQLQAYSDDSEKVMGEHNGDFTLNGAFGLALLSITSHAKVKISPFVATLAANPTFISGLFAWFIAQSMKVFLNFFVERKWDLRLLFASGGMPSSHSALCTALTTSVAFCHGVADSLFPVCLGFSLIVMYDAIGVRRHAGMQAEEWRDSLGKNE, from the exons ATGGATTCTCTAACACTCACCAAACCCATCTTTAACTCTTTCTACTTCACTCCCACAAATCCAAGAACCAAACTTTGGTGTTCTGGCCACTTTTCATTTTTCAAGTCCACTCACCTTACCAAATTCAAAAACTATCCAATTTGTTTTTCGTATAAAAACCCTTCAAAtcatcaaaacccaaaaccaagaaacaaaaataacagaacTTTCTTATCAAACCCTTTGCGGGCTTTGGTCCCGATAATGGAACACATCAAAGCCTTAGCTTcttcacaaacaaaaaaatgggCTTCACAGCTACAAGCATACAGTGATGACTCGGAGAAGGTGATGGGTGAACACAACGGGGATTTTACGCTAAATGGAGCGTTTGGATTGGCTTTATTGAGTATAACATCGCATGCGAAAGTAAAGATCAGTCCTTTTGTGGCAACATTAGCTGCAAACCCAACTTTTATATCGGGTTTGTTTGCTTGGTTTATTGCACAGTCAATgaaagtgtttttgaatttttttgtggaGAGGAAATGGGATTTGAGATTATTGTTTGCCTCTGGAGGGATGCCGTCTTCCCACTCTGCTTTGTGTACTGCTTTGACAACATCAGTTGCGTTTTGTCATGGAGTGGCTGATTCGTTATTTCCTGTTTGTTTGGGGTTTAGTCTTATAGTTATGTATGATGCAATTGGTGTCAGGCGTCATGCTGGGATGCAAGCTGAG GAATGGCGTGATTCGCTTGGGAAAAATGAGTAA
- the LOC7497252 gene encoding uncharacterized protein LOC7497252 isoform X1, translated as MDSLTLTKPIFNSFYFTPTNPRTKLWCSGHFSFFKSTHLTKFKNYPICFSYKNPSNHQNPKPRNKNNRTFLSNPLRALVPIMEHIKALASSQTKKWASQLQAYSDDSEKVMGEHNGDFTLNGAFGLALLSITSHAKVKISPFVATLAANPTFISGLFAWFIAQSMKVFLNFFVERKWDLRLLFASGGMPSSHSALCTALTTSVAFCHGVADSLFPVCLGFSLIVMYDAIGVRRHAGMQAEVLNMIVEDLFQGHPISQRKLKELLGHNPSQVLAGALLGILVACVCCQGCLVVT; from the exons ATGGATTCTCTAACACTCACCAAACCCATCTTTAACTCTTTCTACTTCACTCCCACAAATCCAAGAACCAAACTTTGGTGTTCTGGCCACTTTTCATTTTTCAAGTCCACTCACCTTACCAAATTCAAAAACTATCCAATTTGTTTTTCGTATAAAAACCCTTCAAAtcatcaaaacccaaaaccaagaaacaaaaataacagaacTTTCTTATCAAACCCTTTGCGGGCTTTGGTCCCGATAATGGAACACATCAAAGCCTTAGCTTcttcacaaacaaaaaaatgggCTTCACAGCTACAAGCATACAGTGATGACTCGGAGAAGGTGATGGGTGAACACAACGGGGATTTTACGCTAAATGGAGCGTTTGGATTGGCTTTATTGAGTATAACATCGCATGCGAAAGTAAAGATCAGTCCTTTTGTGGCAACATTAGCTGCAAACCCAACTTTTATATCGGGTTTGTTTGCTTGGTTTATTGCACAGTCAATgaaagtgtttttgaatttttttgtggaGAGGAAATGGGATTTGAGATTATTGTTTGCCTCTGGAGGGATGCCGTCTTCCCACTCTGCTTTGTGTACTGCTTTGACAACATCAGTTGCGTTTTGTCATGGAGTGGCTGATTCGTTATTTCCTGTTTGTTTGGGGTTTAGTCTTATAGTTATGTATGATGCAATTGGTGTCAGGCGTCATGCTGGGATGCAAGCTGAG GTTCTTAATATGATCGTTGAGGACCTGTTTCAAGGGCATCCTATCAGTCAAAGAAAGCTCAAGGAACTTCTTGGACATAACCCATCACAAGTTCTTGCTGGAGCTTTGCTTGGCATCTTGGTAGCCTGTGTATGTTGCCAAGGTTGCTTAGTGGTAACCTAG